In Chryseobacterium turcicum, a single window of DNA contains:
- a CDS encoding YoaK family protein, which translates to MLRNYSNSRTLGDNIKLGTLTAFTAGTINIASLLIFLSFTSNVTGHYAVFAAEISKGNWNQVAVVGAWIFLFFFGSFTANFFVINFNKKSKYFAHAMPIVIEILCLLAVGIYGQFYYQKTLEEAEYLVALMLFATGLQNGLTASISNFLVKTTHLTGTTTDLGILMSMFTHKKYRKDPELIARAKLLSSVMLAYVMGAVFSGLTYYYLEFSVFYVISSCLVVVIGYDLYKIHLRHFYTNYRYSKIYKKPNLMAYLYDRIHGSAEVVVKQKRPEKSKLILEEKMM; encoded by the coding sequence ATGTTAAGAAATTATAGTAACAGCAGGACGTTGGGAGACAACATAAAACTGGGGACGCTGACTGCTTTTACGGCAGGAACTATAAATATTGCATCTCTATTAATATTTCTCTCATTTACCTCAAACGTAACAGGGCATTATGCTGTTTTTGCAGCAGAAATAAGCAAAGGAAACTGGAATCAGGTTGCGGTTGTCGGAGCCTGGATCTTCTTATTCTTTTTCGGAAGTTTTACCGCCAACTTTTTCGTTATCAACTTCAATAAAAAAAGTAAGTATTTTGCTCACGCAATGCCTATTGTTATTGAGATTTTATGTCTTTTAGCAGTAGGAATTTACGGTCAGTTTTATTATCAGAAAACGCTGGAAGAAGCAGAATACCTAGTCGCTTTAATGCTTTTTGCAACGGGTTTGCAGAATGGTTTAACGGCGAGTATCTCAAACTTTTTGGTAAAAACTACCCATCTTACCGGAACAACCACCGACTTGGGGATTCTAATGTCTATGTTTACGCACAAAAAATACAGAAAAGACCCTGAGTTGATTGCAAGAGCAAAGCTTTTATCAAGCGTAATGCTTGCTTATGTGATGGGCGCTGTATTTTCGGGTTTAACGTATTATTATCTTGAATTCAGTGTATTTTATGTCATCAGTAGTTGTTTGGTGGTCGTTATCGGGTATGATCTTTACAAAATTCACCTAAGACATTTCTACACCAACTACCGATATTCAAAGATTTATAAAAAGCCTAATCTGATGGCTTATTTATACGACAGAATACACGGAAGCGCCGAAGTCGTCGTAAAACAAAAACGACCGG